The sequence AGCTGTTGTTTCAGTTTacataaagttttttgttttgttttgttttgtttttaagattgatttatttatttgagagcatgagcGCGCAtgcacatgtgagcagggggagggacagagcagagggagaatctcaagcagacccacACCCAGCGGGAGGCCTGATGCTGCtctgtgggtcttgatcccaggaccctgagatcatgacctaacccagAATCAatagcagacgcttaactgactaagccacccaagtacctCTAAAGGTTTTGACTGTTTACAGCAACCAGACTTGTTGAGACCCTGTGTTTTCTGTCTCAGAGGGTCTCCTATATTTGTCACTGGCTTTTGGGACACATTTAGAGGCATAAGTTAtagtatcttttttatattttcagcataTGTAAACTCTTCTCCTATATTTCATCAGAGAGGCAATGGTTCCCATATTAAAATCAATactttcattaattcattcaacaaatgttgacCAAGGGCACATGTCAGGCACTGTGGTTCCTTTCTGTGTTGTCTTGGTTATaatctaagctatttgttcccaCAGGTCCCTAAAATGTTACAAaaaacacaatatttattttagtaagcTAAGTGATACTTGTTTTCCCCCAGAACATACAACCTCCTCTTCAGTATCAAAGAAACCTCGATTAGACCAGATTCCTGCTGCCAACCTTGATGCAGATGATCCTCTAACGGATGTATGTTTTACTTCCTCTGTTGATCTCCACATAGtaattcatttattatgttttctgaaatgcttgttttattatttgactTTAAGAAGtggcatgtatttatttttacttactgttATTCAAATGTAGTCCTGACTTTAATACTAAGCTTTATGgttgatttttaaaggaaaagtattATTCATCACAACAGTAATTAAACTTTAAGAGAAAGTTTGATCTCTGGACAACCACATTAAAAAGTGATCTATTAAAGGAAAAGCTTCTCCCAAAAATAATTCCCCATACTAAACTCTGGAAGTTGACCATGTTCTCTACCTCCAGACAGCATTCTTTATTCTAGGGTCTCTTATCAGTAATAGCACCCCCAAGAGTCGAACTCAGAGACCTTTCCACATTAGATACCAAAGGTCCCCCCTCTAGGTGTGCAACTCAGTGCAACTTAATGGCTCCCTCTGCTTAGGAAGGGAAGTGATCTAAGTGGAAGTTCTTTTAGGATTAGTGCTTCAATTACCATTAAATTCTATAGTTTGCAGTTTTGTACATAGAGTGGGAAAACATGACTGGCCTTTCATTGGATGCATCTAAGTACATGTATCAGCAATTAATTCCAGAGTTGACAGATTGAATTAAATAATTAACTCAGTAATTAAAGGGAACCCAGTTTTAAATGGGATTTAATAATTGTTTGAAATTATTCTGAGAATGTAGCACCACATTTTGTACTTTTGATTATCCTTACTTCCTTgcttaaaagttgttttttttgaGCTAGTAAAATTGCTTGACTCTCAGGATGATACATCATCTATGTCTGTACTATATGTATCAATGTAAAGTGTTCCATGTctgattttagaaatattttcatatgtaaatcCCCTTTGACCATGTAAATTTGAAGAATATACTTTGTTATACTTTTGCTGTTATAATCTCTAGCATCTCAGGGACATTTTAGTAAGAATTCTGTAAGCTTGTTTGTACggtttcattttatgttttggttGATGGTTGACTTTAATCATATTTAGGTgcatttatatttccatatagGAAGATTAATCTTTCCCCAAAGATGTGATGAGTGTaatttttatgggaaaaataaggaataatatgtattttctcatGGACTGTCATCATTACTTTTTTAGGAGGAAGACGAAGATGAAGATTTTGAGGAGGagagtgatgatgatgatactgcAGCTCTTCTTgcagaactagaaaaaattaaaaaagaaagagctgaaGAGCAGGCCAGGAAggtaaaaaatcagaatattacattatttgcactttctctttcattctaaACTacgaatattttttaatttaagtaataaCATCTTACATTAGAAATTGCCTTTCCATGTCTAGATACTAGAGCACCTATAGATCtagaagtcttattttttttgcAACATCCTAGTTTTCCTGGCTCTGTTAGAAATTATTTCCATATAGTTCAGGCATGCTTCATACGttcatcagtttgtttttcattcacttgttcatttgttcaacagACGTTTAATTGTTGTCCATTAAGTGTCAGAAGAATTAAAGATGGATTCGATATAATCATGGTCTACAAAGAACCCATGGATATAATGAGGCCATCTTATGTCTTTGTCTTCTGCTTCCAGCCTTCTTTCCAGGCATTTTTTTGTTCCGTCTGTCAATAGATTTTCTATAACTTAGGGCAGTTTACCTAATTAATCTCCGTTtatacaatgaaagaaaagaatgtctgTCTCAAAAAGAATTACATAGGATCCATAGTACATACCTTTAAACTTTAGATGAATTTGTCGTAGTCATAACAAAAAGAGATGAAACAGGTGAGCAAGAGCAGGTCAGAACAGTAGAGGTTCATAAGCCCATGCTAAAGGAGTTAGGACTCTCTCTTGAAGGCCAAGAAGAGCTAGTTGGTTTCAGCAGGAGTATGGTAAGACTGGATATGcattttattactttgtttttattaggAAATGTTTCAGTAATACAGAAACATAGGAGTAATAAATTTAATAGTTATCTACTTGGatatgcattttagaaagattactcTGGCAGAAGTATGGAGGTTGGATTGGGAGAACTGATTGAGAAAGATGTTCCAGTAATCCTCACATGCAATTAAGGTAATTTTGCATAAAAGGAATTGGAATTGAGAGAAGTAAATAGCGGCTGATAGAGCTGTCAGAGAGGTAAAATTGACCAGATAAAGTGACTGATTAGATATGGCAGCAAAGATGACCCCTAGTTTCCAGCTGACATTCACTAATGGGGGAGATGGCAGAAGGATGCCTATGTttagatggagagagaagggatgaTGAGCTCTGTTTGGAACATGTTGAATTTGACACATTATGAAACATTCAGATGGAGATGTCTGTCCACTTTCAAACAGAacagctcatctttttttttaatgagcttctgtttttaagttttcatttgaaCCAAGAATTGTTCTGTTTAAAGAGGGGGAACCCACTGACATGGGTTCATGTGAGGAGTCTCAGGAAGTTGAAGATTGCCGGAATTCAAATtggaagaagaatattttaaatataattcccATCAAAGTTTGGCATAGGATAGCATAATTTCCATAATACCTTCTAATTGTcttcatctaatttttaaaaatcaaagaattctAAGAACTTTTCTAATATCACTTGTATACCACTAGAGGGCAGTTGTTCTATTCCTGATTCTTTTGGTTTGTCTAACGGTTCTGGATACATAAAGTGACAGGCAGTTCAAGTGCATTTGGTTGACCCCTAGGAAGAATAAGCATTTCAGACAGAAGGTCTTGGAATTTTGTAAGATTCCTCTACTCTCTTTGTACAAAAACACGTTGGTGTTTCCAGGGATTGAAAGacagttttgcttttattcctaTTGTCCGTCTGCTTTTCTGGTAGCTAAGTCTCGAGGTGTCCCAAAATATTTTCGAACCAGTCAGCCTATGTCAGGGGCTACGAAGCTTTCTGTAAAGGCCCAGATGGCAAATATTTCAGGATACGTCAGGCTTGCAAAGCGTGCTGTCTCTCATGCAGCTCGTCAGCTCTGCTTGCTGTAGCATGGAAATAGCTGTAGACAGTATAGAAATGAATGAGTATGACTGTCTGTTCCAGTAAAACATAATTAACAGAAATGGGGTGGTTTGGATTTGATCTGCAGGCTGATTATTAGCCTATATTTGTGAACCATAATGTGCCTGGTACTTGAATATGGAAAGAGTTGGCACCTTTTTTTCCAGGGCTGTGTGTGGTAGGCAGCCAGCATTCTAAAGGAAATATATTGCAAATATAAAATGGCCAGAACTTTATTACATCATGTTATTATTATAAGTTGGATACATTGTATAtttgagcttttatttttctagcatctcagagaaatgtcttttcactttcaaCATCaatataaattgttaaaaatacatagtttttagAAAGCTATCTATTCTTAATCTATAGTGGATATTCCTGATTTTGTTTGCTTAAGGTCTGAGCGGTGACCTCAAAGGAATTTCCCTGAGTATtgcatcttctcccattccaattATTTGgtctcttaaaaatgaaatctgttggggcgcctgggtggctcagtgggttaaagcctcttgtcttcggctcagtcatgatcccacggtcctgggatcaagccctgcatcgggctgtctgcccagcagggagcctgcttcctcctctttctctatctGCCTACTGGtaatctctgtcagtcaaataaataaataattaaatctttaaaaaaaagaagaagaagaagagttacCTGGggtccagaaaaaaataagaaaaaaaaaaatgaaatctgttatTCACATTTggatattaaaatatcattaattatatggaaaattgggttatttttccAAGTGGTCTAAAACTTTCTtaggttcattttatttatttattttaagatttatttatttcggagagagagtgtgagcggggtgagggggagagtcagggggagagggagagaatccaaagcaaaCGCtatgctgagggtggagcctgatgtggggcttgatctcacaactctgagatcatgacctgagccaaagtcaggagttggctgcttaactgactgagccactgaggtgccactgttaggttattttattttattttttttttttttttaagattttatttatttatttgacagacagagatcacagtaggcagagagagagaaggaagcaggctccccgctgagcagagagcccgatgtgggggctcgatcccaggaccctgagatcatgacctgagctgaaggcagaggctttaacccactgagccacccaggtgcccctgttaggttattttaaattgaaagtcTCTTTTTCCTTGATCCATTAAGTCGTCAATTTTTGTCCTTCCTCAACTACAATaagatggaatttatttttgttttaagatagcATTAACAGGTAGATCTAGCAGTTAATGGCTAAGAATTccagacattttttatttctaagaatgaAGCTGAGGGTGATTTGAGTTTAAAGCTAAATTAAAAGTGAAGAAAGACAAGCTTGTAACTGATGAAGGATGAAtgacataaaaatggaaagttaGTAACAACAAATCATAACAAAATGGATAGGTCTAGGGTCAGTTAGTAGAAATGCATGTTAATGGAATGTATGTTACATGATAGTTTATCTTAGGAGCTACTTCTTGGCCAATAATAAATTGTCACTAGTCCTGGAGCTTCAAATTTACATTGTTAATAAttcaagataaaattatttttaatcatagttCTATATAGGtcatctttaaaaatcaagtaatagCTTTGCTAAATGTTTCTTTGGTGTTTAATATAGTCTCATTAGtagaatatatttattgatgTACTCTTAAAATGGGCAATTAATTTTACATgtactttaagaaagaaaatagatttaaatatgCATTCAAGAATTTCTAAGTCAGACTAATGAATGTATGATGACAAGcatgaaatatttgtaataagaacaaattattttgatAGGTGAGACTTCTTTGGTATATCTtatatcttaaaacaaacaaactcctaCCTtgatgctcattctctctccctcataaaatcctcagtctttttttttttttttaagattttatttatttatttgttagcgagcgagcaagagcgagcacaggcagacagagtggaaggcagagtcagagggagaagcaggctccctgcggagcaaggagcccgatgtgggactcgatcccaggacgctgggatcatgacctgagctgaaggcagctgcttaaccaactgagccacccaggcgtcccataaaatCCTCAGTCTTTTAAAACAAGGGTTATGGGGATGCGGgcgagtccagcatcaggctcccagctccacggggagtctgcttctccctctgaccttctcctcactcatgctctctctcactgtctctctcaaataaataaataaaatcttaaaaaaaaaaaaaaaaaacacaaggattATGTACGAAGATTGACCCCAGAATTAATGTAAGTAAATGAGTCCTCCTCTGTCATTGACAGGAACAAGAACAGAAAgctgaagaagaaagaatacgTATGGAAAACATTTTGAGTGGAAACCCTCTCCTTAATCTCACTGGCCCATCCCAGCCTCAGGCCAACTTCAAAGTTAAAAGAAGGTACTTTACACTAACGAGTTGGGTATATATTGCAGACTGTGCGTTTCATACTAAACTATAGTATGTAAGGCCTCCGAAAGTCCCCTTTTCGCTGATACTCTTCGCCATCAGATACAGGAATAATGAAGAAGGAGGATGAAGGAAAATGTACTTATTTTCGGTAGATATTTATAACAGCTGTGTACCAGGTACCGTTCTTAAGCACTAGGGGTAGAGCAGTGCATTGAACCTTTGGCTCTCCGAAGCTTACATTTTAGATGTACGTTTGACGAGTCCCCAAGATCACCCTTCACATTCAGAGACGCACTAGACAGACACAGAGGACTCCGCATATAGTATACTCGTGACTAATGTAGTAAAAATACACAGCCAGCTCCATCATAAAGAAGAAAGCTgtgggcgtgcctgggtggctcagtgggttaagtctctgccttcggctcagtcatgatctcagggtcctgtgatcaagccccgaatcaggctctctgctcagcagggatcctgcttctccctctctctctgcctgcctctctgcctacttgtgatctttctctctctctctctgtgtcaaataaataaattatctttaaaaagaagaaagctatGCTTCCTTATACTCTGTCACTCCTGTGAGGGGTCACCCAGTGCAGTCTTTCCTCTAGACTGAAACGGAGATCTGGGCCAGACTATGAACCGTAATGATTATACCCCAgtactttcttctcctttgttgccATAGAATGTAAATACTACAGTGGATGATTACTAAGTGGCAACTGATGAGAGAGTATAAAAGCCTTAAAACCATGCAATCTAAACTATAGTAACGTGGTCAGTTATTATCATCTAGAAGTATCTATGCTAATCGGgctgttgcctctttgttttagaCCTGAAAACGTTAAATATTGATGTAATTAAGCCTATGAATTCCTGTTCTTGACTCAAAGTTCCTTATACAGGAGAAGTAATAAGAATGTTTGTATGTTCTAAATAAGAATTGCCCTTCCTGCTGTAATAAAGCACGGCTACAACCTATTAAGGATGACTCTGTTCTTTCGGGTGTAATTGCTGCAGCAGATAAAGTACATGTTGAGCATCGTTCTGGGTAATGACTAGGCTTTGCAATTCACTTGTTCTTATCTCCTGAATGAGACATGTAagccttctgttttttcttccctttaggTGGGATGATGATGTTGTTTTCAAGAACTGTGCAAAAGGTGTAGATGatcagaagaaagacaaaagatttGTAAATGATACTCTGCGATCTGAATTTCACAAAAAGTTCATggagaaatatattaaatagtaCAGTTTTATGTGCTTAATTAAAGACTGTAAAATGTAAACGATCATTctcactttttcttctgtttttctctttccccatctaAATTGTGTATAGGCTTCCCTAATTTTAGGTTCCAAAATAACCTGTCCTTTATTGATACCTTATTTGATGAGGACTTGGGAATTGGTTTAACCTAGTTTCCTCGGAATATCTCCAGtcctatgttttccttttaatatggGAAAGGGAATcttgtaataaatattttcaaaaatcgAAATAACTAAATCTGTGTTCCCAACTTTTTTGTTGAAATGTATGCAGCTTATAAAACGTTGcacattttcttctgtgaattatatttttttgtgtgttaactTCCTCTCATTTCTTTGACATTAATTTAAGGTCAGTTAATGTGGGATATCTTCACCATGTCTTTTTAAGAGTGTGATGGAGGATGAAGGGCATTCTATTTTGGCCCACATGTTTGTACGAAAGAGAGTCATCAACCTCTGCTCTCTGAGTGTGTGTCTGAGGACACGTGGTGTATCCTTCACTTCTGCAAgtgctcctttctttttctcttggccCAAAACCACCCCTTAAGCATGGCTAGGAAGCATGTGGCATTTAACCTATATTCTGGATCCTCAACTGCCGTTTTTCTTCTTAATAAGAGTTTGCAAACTGACAAAACGTGAGATGCAGAGCCTAGGAAAGTTTAACATCAAATGatacaagaaataaaacttttggaaataggagtttgtttgtttgtgcgTTGTCTTGGAGGATATGTTTGTGGGAAGTGGGAGCATCTCTCTGCAGCTGGGAAATGAAGTTTTCCTAAGCCTGAGCCATGATTGGAGGGTGTCACTTGGGTAGAAAAATTAGGACCAGAAATTGAACCATTTACAGAGACTCAGTCATAGGATCCCTCATTTGTAATAGATACTGAGCTTGATAAGGGTAAAGATAAAACTTTGCAAGCAAAAAGAACATGCTTTTTTCGGTGGTTGTTTCTTCAAGCCCTCTTTAAGAGATTCGCTACAGCATTTCCCCAGTGGAACTGGGATGCAGGTTCTGTGGAGCCTGAGTCAGGAGTAAAGCTGGACATGAGGCCTGGGTCTTGACTCCACATTCATGCTCTGTATTTTTTCCAGTTGATCCATTTACACAAAATTTTGAATACTTCAACCAGCCTTTAGTAATATTTaggatgttattttttaaatatctccttggggcacatgagtggctcagtcggttaagcctgtGACTCTCCATCTCAGCTCGGGTCTCGATCCCAAGGTCGTGAGTTTAATCCCCgggttggactccatgctgggtgtgaggTCTACTAAATTAGTAATTATTTAATTACACTCCAACTTTACAGTTCATAAAGTGCCTCTACGttccttttcaattttctaaaTAGCACCACTGTTGCATAGTTAGGACATCCTAGGTGCTTCCAAGTTAAGGTAATTGAAAGTTAGGCCAAATGTCCGGATCAAGGCTAATGCATGATGGGACATGTACCAGTGATCAAATTCCATGAAAATGTGCTTCCAGATGTGACAGACTTCCAAAACTAGTTCTTGGGATTCTGCGTAAAGTCTTGAGGAAAACAGGTGACCACAATTAACCAGGAAGCTTTTCCTTTTTCAGCATCTGAAAGGCTTACTGCTTACCTGACACAGGTACACCATTATTTCACCACTCACTGTAAAAGGTGGACATTATTTTCCCTGATTTATAGACAAAGAAACCGAAGTTCATAAGAAGCTTAAAAGCAAAGTCAGAAACCTTTAAGGGGGTAGGGTCCAGCTTCAAACCCACGACTGTCTATTCTAAAGCCCATCCTCTGAATTGCTAGGCGTCACTGCCTCTTCATGTTACTTTGCCCTGACTTTGCTCACCTACCAAACCACAGCAATAAGATAATCATAATGGAGTTTAGTGGGAACTGAGTAATACTGTAAGGTGTATGTATCTGGCAGGCACATAGTAGAGATGTCTTATGTGTTCTTTATACCAGCATATAGCAGGGGTCGGCTAAGACATTCTGTTGTTTCATTCTATCATAATGGTCTCATTTTGAATCGAGATTTCCTAACCCCTCAGAGCTTTGGCTGGGCAATAGATATGAAGATTGCTTTCACTTGGTGGCTAGGATTAGAAACCTAGTTACCAGAAACTCAAGCGAAATTGAAGTTTATCTACTTAAAAAGGCATCTTTTTTGCCCAGCTCTAAATCTGCTTCTGTCAATTTCATCTGCTCCACTTCCTCTGCAAGCCTTGATTTCTGCACCAAGGTCCTAAGTGGTCATTCCTTCATGCTCCTGGCTTCCCTGCCGGGTCTGTGTCCTGCCGGGTCCCAAGACACCAGCCCCaggaagcagggtggggcttgCCCTTGAGACACCTGCTCCGGAGGCCTACctccactgagccactctgagGAGAGCCTGGagccacagaaagagagaggagcacagCCAGCCCTCGTCGGCCCGCATGGGAAGCCAACCCCTCTTCTTGGGGTCTGAGGGCTGCAGAACGGAAGACCCTGCACCAGCCTTGGGATCCTCCTTCAACAAACACTGGGTGCAGTTGTGCCTGTGGTATTGTGGGGATGTGGGTCTCAGGCTTGTCTCTAACTCAACACTCCCATAGAGGCCCCCGCTACATCCGAGCAATTGGAATCTTTTTATACTGAAGATTTTAGGTGTTTTTTGTCTTCCTGTTGGAAAATGTCCTGCTCTCGCCTGGCCTAGATGTCAGCCATcttaggagggggaggggaagagcgaGAAATCCATGGCGTTCACACCCCCGAGAGAGGCATCTGCCAGGTTCCCTCTCAGGGGGGACTCTCATTTAACCACATTTTCAAGCAGCCTCCCTTCTGAGGAAGAGCCAGAGAAATGGTCCTAAAGGCCCCAGGCTAATTGGAAGCAGCTTCCCAGGAGCTCTGCCATCTCTTTGTGCCGGAGTCTGAGGAAGGAGTGGGGCTTTAACTACCTTTTGacttcagactcttgatttcagcccaggtcaagatctcagggttgtaagattgagccccctGTGGCTCCTATATGGAGCCCCGCAGGGAGCCCTGGCTAGGGCTCGGAGCCTGCCTagtgttctttctccattcttctgcacccagggagggaggcagagagcctCAAACCTCATCAGAACCAGGAGGCCATGGGAAGCTGTCTCTGGCAGAATCGTTGGGAGCCAGTGAAGCCAGGAGCAGCTCCTCTCATGTCTCCCATTTTCCCACATGCCAGCAAGATCCCAAGGCATTCTGCCAAGATTTGAATCTGCTGAGTTCAAATTCAAGGCCTGCTGGCCCCAAGTGGCCTGTGCAGGAGCATGTGAGGTCCTGTGTGCCCCGCACAGAGCAGGTCCCCAACAGCACCCCCACTAGTCCTCCAGAGGAATTTCTCTGTGGTTTAAAGATTTGAaggaaatcaacaaataaatgtactagagaaaaacataggtaaatgtatgtttaattCTGAGCTGAGACggcctctgttttttctttcctcttctttttttttttttttttttttttaggagagagCGCACGGGCTCAGGTCGGGGCTGGGtgcagaagaaaggagaaagaacactAGGCAGGCTCTGAGCCCTAGccagggctccctgcagggctccACATAGAAGCcacagggggctcaatctcacaacccagagatcttgatctgagccaaaatcaagagtcagacacttaacccactgagaacaacactcaggcaccccaagggatGGACTTTCTAGCATGATATCAAAAGCagaaaatccagaagaaaaataagagagattgATTACATTAGAAGATCTCAGAggtcaaagaattaaaaatgccaGTATTATGATAAAATTCCCTTGCTTAgacagcttctttattttctcggAGCTTCTGATtacctttctcttctccattaGTATCTTCAAGtatctttatttagaaaaaaaatgatttcattataTCAGATTAGCAGTCAAGTTCTCTCTTTTCTGTACACTTCCAGGTGGCGTGGTCCCCGCATGAGTCTAATTATACGACTGCCGTTAATGCGCTCCCTCTTAGAATGTCCCATTTTCAGTGTCCCatgtctttctccttcatttgttcctttcttctcacaGAATACACCCTGCAGTAACTTCCTAGGGAAAGATGAAGGAGAGGTAACACAGGTGAGTCCTTGCATGTCTACATCTAGACTTAGTTTACCCACCCCACCCACTGACCCATCCCACCCAACCCGCACCCACTGACCCAACCCTCCCCACCTCAACCACCGACCcaaacccaccccacccccacccacccactcctcACACCCTGCCCCTTCCGCCAACCCCCAACATCATTGATGGCTTCCCTgagtatgaatttattttttttaaagattttatttacttatttgacaaagaatgaggaagagagcacacgcagggggagcagaaggcaaagggagagagagaagcaggctccgcgagaagcagggagcctgaagccgggctctatcccaggaccctgggatcatgacctgagccgaaggcagatgcttaactgacagagccacccaagtgccctgtgaGTATGGgtgcttaaaataaatttctcttagaATCTAAAATCTTTGGtccattttcttctgaattcaGAAAGCTCTGATGTCAATATCCTTTATGTTCCTTTATATATATGTCCTAGTATTTTGTTACTAATGTTTAAGGTCTTTTGGGATCTTTTCTCTCACTCACTGTGGCTGTTTTAAAATTCCCTAATGATATGACTGAGTAGACTCAGCTATGAGTCcactactattttattttatttgattctcaGTGAGTGTTTGGTGAATCACGGCCTTCAGTTCTGATAAAAATATCTCCCTCtatttcctctgttctctctgtttGGAACTCCAACTGGTTGGTAGATTACCTTtccatcttttaaatatttttttattcatgttttggtctcttttttttttcctattttcttttttttattttaaagattttatttatttatttgacagacacagcgggagagggaacacaagcagggggagcagcagagggagaggaagaagtaggcttctgctgagcagggagcccgatgcgagactcaatcccatgacctgagccaaaggcagaagcttaactgactgagccacccaggagccccctgtcCTACTTCCTAGggcattatttttttgttgttgttttcttttttttactccttttcatttcaattattctgcttattttttgtttgtttaattttgaaaaccatatttaaacttttcaaaaCCTCTTTTTTATTCTCATAACCTCTCTTCTGTTCTCATGATTTTCAACCTTGGCTTCCCATTAGAACTACCTGGCACCTTTTAAAAACCTTGAtgccacagtttggcgaccgtgatcattgctgctataaacattggggtacag comes from Mustela erminea isolate mMusErm1 chromosome 9, mMusErm1.Pri, whole genome shotgun sequence and encodes:
- the CWC15 gene encoding spliceosome-associated protein CWC15 homolog — protein: MTTAARPTFEPARGGRGKGEGDLSQLSKQYSSRDLPSHTKIKYRQTTQDAPEEVRNRDFRRELEERERAAAREKNRDRPTREHTTSSSVSKKPRLDQIPAANLDADDPLTDEEDEDEDFEEESDDDDTAALLAELEKIKKERAEEQARKEQEQKAEEERIRMENILSGNPLLNLTGPSQPQANFKVKRRWDDDVVFKNCAKGVDDQKKDKRFVNDTLRSEFHKKFMEKYIK